Proteins encoded together in one Streptomyces sp. NBC_01216 window:
- a CDS encoding AMP-dependent synthetase/ligase, translating into MSVATASEIPPVEPRKTRVDGRVREVSVPPLVPRVQRGSLADIPYHNARQDPGAAVFGRRGRDGGWADVTAAAFAAEVHSVAKGLIAQGLRPGDRIALMARTTYEWTLLDFASWAAGLITVPVYPTSSAFQTRWILQDSGAAACVVEDMDQARMVSTERRQLPGLAHLWALDTGAVDQLRRAGAHVPDLVVTARRGLLTPETLATLIYTSGTTGRPKGCALTHGNFFAEVDNAVELLHPVFKTISKEPASTLLFLPLSHVFGRMVAIGCVRARVRLGHAPSIDGDDLLTDLAAFRPTFLVAIPYVLEKVYNTARATAERTGRASSFDRAARVARRYGHATDPSLTLRAARAFYDPLVYRRIRAALGGRVRYAVCGGSPLGARLSEFFAGAGVEVYEGYGLTETTAASTVTPPRRPRGGTVGWPLPGTAVRIAGDGEVWLKGGHVFAGYWDSQRGVALPYTDEGWFPTGDLGSLDEDGYLRITGRKKDILITSAGKNVTPAPLEDWLRAHPLVGQCMVLGDNRPYITALITLDHEGLTHWRRMRKKDHLALWELARDEDLLATVQRAVDDANRLVSRAESIRAFRLLTTEFSESSGHLTPSLKLKRAAVLRDFAREVDAMYDGPEQREG; encoded by the coding sequence GTGTCCGTCGCCACCGCCTCAGAGATCCCACCGGTCGAGCCGCGCAAGACACGGGTGGACGGGAGGGTGCGGGAGGTCTCCGTACCGCCGCTCGTCCCCCGGGTACAGCGCGGCTCGCTCGCCGACATCCCTTACCACAACGCCCGGCAGGACCCTGGGGCCGCCGTCTTCGGGCGCAGGGGCCGGGACGGTGGCTGGGCCGATGTCACCGCCGCCGCCTTCGCCGCCGAGGTCCACTCCGTCGCCAAGGGGCTGATCGCGCAGGGGCTCCGCCCCGGCGACCGGATCGCCCTGATGGCCCGCACCACCTACGAGTGGACCCTGCTCGACTTCGCCTCCTGGGCGGCCGGCCTCATCACCGTGCCCGTCTACCCCACCTCCTCCGCCTTCCAGACCCGCTGGATACTCCAGGACTCCGGCGCCGCCGCCTGCGTCGTCGAGGACATGGACCAGGCCCGGATGGTCTCCACCGAACGGCGTCAACTGCCCGGCCTCGCCCACCTCTGGGCCTTGGACACCGGCGCCGTCGACCAGCTCCGCCGGGCCGGGGCGCACGTCCCCGACCTGGTGGTGACCGCACGCCGCGGACTGCTCACCCCCGAGACCCTCGCCACCCTCATCTACACCTCGGGCACCACCGGCCGTCCCAAGGGCTGCGCCCTGACCCACGGCAACTTCTTCGCCGAGGTCGACAACGCCGTCGAACTCCTGCACCCGGTCTTCAAGACGATCAGCAAGGAACCGGCGTCCACGCTGCTGTTCCTGCCGCTGTCCCACGTCTTCGGGCGGATGGTGGCGATCGGCTGCGTCCGCGCCCGGGTCCGACTGGGGCACGCCCCCTCCATCGACGGCGACGACCTGCTCACCGACCTCGCGGCCTTCCGGCCCACCTTCCTCGTCGCCATCCCCTACGTCCTGGAGAAGGTCTACAACACCGCGCGGGCCACCGCCGAACGGACCGGTCGGGCTTCCTCCTTCGACCGCGCGGCCCGCGTCGCCCGCCGCTACGGCCACGCCACCGACCCCTCCCTCACGCTGCGGGCGGCCCGCGCGTTCTACGACCCGCTCGTGTACCGCAGGATCAGGGCGGCGCTGGGCGGCCGGGTCCGCTACGCCGTCTGCGGCGGTTCACCGCTGGGGGCACGGCTGTCGGAGTTCTTCGCGGGCGCGGGCGTGGAGGTCTACGAGGGCTACGGCCTGACGGAGACGACCGCGGCCTCGACCGTGACCCCGCCGCGGCGCCCACGCGGCGGGACGGTCGGCTGGCCGCTTCCCGGCACGGCCGTGCGGATCGCCGGGGACGGCGAGGTGTGGCTCAAGGGCGGCCACGTCTTCGCCGGCTACTGGGACTCCCAGCGCGGGGTGGCGCTGCCCTACACGGACGAGGGCTGGTTCCCCACCGGTGACCTGGGATCGCTGGACGAGGACGGCTACCTGCGGATCACCGGCCGCAAGAAGGACATCCTGATCACCTCGGCCGGCAAGAACGTCACGCCCGCCCCGCTGGAGGACTGGCTCCGCGCCCACCCCCTGGTCGGCCAGTGCATGGTGCTCGGCGACAACCGGCCCTACATCACCGCCCTGATCACCCTGGACCACGAGGGGCTGACCCACTGGCGGCGGATGCGGAAGAAGGATCACCTCGCGCTGTGGGAGCTGGCGCGGGACGAGGACCTGCTCGCGACCGTCCAGCGGGCGGTGGACGACGCCAACCGGCTGGTGTCGCGGGCGGAGTCGATCCGCGCGTTCCGGCTGCTGACCACGGAGTTCTCGGAGAGCAGCGGCCATCTGACGCCCTCGCTGAAGCTGAAGCGCGCCGCGGTACTCCGTGACTTCGCGCGGGAGGTCGACGCGATGTACGACGGACCCGAGCAGCGGGAGGGCTGA